The following are encoded in a window of Pan troglodytes isolate AG18354 chromosome 4, NHGRI_mPanTro3-v2.0_pri, whole genome shotgun sequence genomic DNA:
- the FAM193B gene encoding protein FAM193B isoform X8, which translates to MDWCCRISLSHTSCKSQSCGDDSHSSSSSSSSSSSSSSSSCPGNSGDWDPSSFLSAHKLSGLWNSPHSSGAMPGSSLGSPPTIPGEAFPVSEHHQHSDLTAPPNSPTGHHPQPASLIPSHPSSFGSPPHPHLLPTTPAAPFPAQASECPVAAATAPHTPGPCQSSHLPSTSMPLLKMPPPFSGCSHPCSGHCGGHCSGPLLPPPSSQPLPSTHRDPGCKGHKFAHSGLACQLPQPCEADEGLGEEEDSSSERSSCTSSSTHQRDGKFCDCCYCEFFGHNAPPAAPTSRNYTEIREKLRSRLTRRKEELPMKGGTLGGIPGEPAVDHRDVDELLEFINSTEPKVPNSARAAKRARHKLKKKEKEKAQLAAEALKQANRVSGSREPRPARERLLEWPDRELDRVNSFLSSRLQEIKNTVKDSIRASFSVCELSMDSNGFSKEGAAEPEPQSLPPSNLSGSSEQQPDINLDLSPLTLGSPQNHTLQAPGEPAPPWAEMRGPHPPWTEVRGPPPGIVPENGLVRRLNTVPNLSRVIWVKTPKPGYPSSEEPSSKEVPSCKQELPEPVSSGGKPQKGKRQGSQAKKSEASPAPRPPASLEVPSAQGQVAGPKQPGRVLEPPKVGSCAEAGEGSRGSRPGPGWAGSPKTEKEKGSSWRNWPGEAKARPQEQESVQPPGPARPQSLPQGKGRSRRSRNKQEKPASSLDDVFLPKDMDGVEMDETDREVEYFKRFCLDSAKQTRQKVAVNWTNFSLKKTTPSTAQ; encoded by the exons ATGGACTGGTGTTGCAGG ATCTCCTTGTCACACACATCCTGCAAATCACAGTCTTGTGGAGATGACTCTCATTCGTCCTCGTCTTCCTCCTCATCATCCTCATCCTCGTCCTCCTCTTCCTGCCCTGGGAACTCAGGAGACTGGGATCCTAGCTCGTTCCTGTCGGCACATAAGCTCTCGGGCCTCTGGAATTCCCCACATTCCAGTGGGGCCATGCCAGGCAGCTCTCTTGGGAGTCCTCCTACCATCCCCG GTGAGGCTTTCCCTGTCTCGGAGCACCACCAGCACTCAGACCTCACTGCTCCCCCTAACAGCCCCACcggccaccacccccagccagcaTCTCTAATCCCGTCTCACCCCAGCTCCTTTGGCTCCCCGCCCCACCCACACCTGCTGCCCACCACCCCGGCAGCACCTTTCCCTGCCCAGGCTTCAGAGTGCCCTGTTGCTGCTGCCACTGCCCCCCACACTCCAGGGCCATGTCAGAGCTCCCATTTACCCTCCACCAGCATGCCGCTCCTGAAGATGCCCCCACCATTCTCGGGGTGCAGCCACCCCTGCAGCGGGCACTGTGGTGGGCACTGCAGTGggcctctcctcccacccccgaGCTCTCAGCCACTCCCTAGCACTCACAG GGATCCCGGGTGCAAGGGGCACAAGTTTGCACACAGTGGCCTGGCTTGCCAGCTGCCCCAGCCCTGCGAGGCAGATGAGGGGCTGGGTGAGGAAGAGGATAGCAGCTCTGAGCGAAGCTCCTGCACCTCGTCCTCCACCCACCAGAGAGATGGGAAGTTCTGTGACTGCTGCTACTGTGAGTTCTTCGGCCACAATGCG ccacccgCTGCCCCGACGAGTCGGAACTATACCGAGATCCGGGAGAAGCTCCGCTCGAGGCTGACCAGGCGGAAAGAGGAGCTGCCCATGAAGGGGGGCACCCTGGGCGGGATCCCTGGGGAGCCCGCCGTGGACCACCGAGATGTGGATGAGCTGCTGGAATTCATCAACAGCACGGAGCCCAAAGTCCCCAACAGCGCCAGGGCCGCCAAGCGGGCCCGGCACAAGCTGAAAAAGAAG GAAAAGGAGAAGGCCCAGTTGGCAGCAGAAGCTCTAAAGCAGGCAAATCGTGTTTCTGGAAGCCGGGAGCCAAGGCCTGCCAGGGAGAGGCTCTTGGAGTGGCCCGACCGGGAACTGGATCGGGTCAACAGCTTCCTGAGCAGCCGTCTGCAGGAGATCAAAAACACTGTCAAAGACTCCATCCGTGCCAGCTTCAGTGTGTGTGAGCTCAGCATGGACAGCAATGGCTTCTCTAAGGAGGGGGCTGCTGAGCCTGAGCCTCAGAGTCTACCCCCCTCAAACCTCAGTGGCTCCTCAGAGCAGCAGCCTGACATCAACCTTGACCTGTCCCCTTTGACTTTGGGCTCCCCTCAGAACCACACGTTACAAGCTCCAGGCGAGCCAGCCCCACCATGGGCAGAAATGAGAGGCCCCCACCCACCATGGACAGAGGTGAGGGGGCCCCCTCCCGGTATCGTCCCCGAGAACGGGCTCGTGAGGAGACTCAACACCGTGCCCAACCTATCCCGGGTGATCTGGGTCAAGACACCCAAGCCGGGCTACCCCAGCTCCGAGGAGCCAAGCTCAAAGGAAGTTCCCAGTTGCAAGCAGGAGCTGCCTGAGCCTGTGTCCTCAGGTGGGAAGCCACAGAAGGGCAAGAGGCAGGGCAGTCAGGCCAAGAAGAGCGAGGCAAGCCCAGCCCCCCGGCCCCCAGCCAGCCTAGAGGTTCCCAGTGCCCAGGGCCAGGTCGCTGGCCCCAAGCAGCCAGGCAGGGTCCTAGAGCCTCCCAAAGTAGGCAGCTGtgctgaggctggagaggggAGCCGGGGGAGCCGGCCAGGACCAGGTTGGGCTGGCAGTCCCAAAACTGAGAAGGAGAAGGGCAGCTCCTGGCGAAACTGGCCAGGCGAGGCCAAGGCACGGCCTCAGGAGCAGGAGTCTGTGCAGCCCCCAGGCCCAGCAAGGCCACAGAGCTTGCCCCAGGGCAAGGGCCGCAGCCGCCGGAGCCGCAACAAGCAGGAGAAGCCAGCCTCCTCCTTGG ACGATGTGTTCCTGCCCAAGGACATGGACGGGGTGGAGATGGATGAGACTGACCGAGAGGTGGAGTACTTTAAGAG GTTCTGTTTGGATTCTGCAAAGCAGACTCGTCAGAAAGTTGCTGTGAACTGGACCAACTTCAGCCTCAAGAAAACCACTCCTAGCACAGCTCAGTGA